A single Elephas maximus indicus isolate mEleMax1 chromosome 2, mEleMax1 primary haplotype, whole genome shotgun sequence DNA region contains:
- the C2H5orf24 gene encoding UPF0461 protein C5orf24 homolog isoform X2, protein MMHPVASSNPAFCGPGKPSCLNEDAMGAADQFGIYSSQQSKYNHTVSHKPMACQRQDPLNETHLQTTSGRSIEIKDELKKKKNLNRSGKRGRPSGTTKSAGYRTSTGRPLGTTKAAGFKTSPGRPLGTTKAAGYKVSPGRPPGKKQQAFRCSSDA, encoded by the exons ATGATGCATCCTGTTGCCAGCAGTAATCCAGCTTTCTGTGGGCCTGGCAAGCCTTCCTGCCTCAATGAAGATGCCATGGGAGCTGCTGATCAATTTGGCATATATTCCTCCCAGCAAAGCAAATACAACCACACAGTCAGCCACAAACCAATGGCATGTCAGAGGCAAGACCCATTAAATGAAACACACTTGCAGACTACAAGTGGCAGAAGCATAGAAATAAAAGAtgaactaaagaaaaagaaaaatctcaacCGATCTGGTAAGCGAGGCCGGCCTTCTGGAACCACCAAATCAGCAGGATACCGGACCAGCACAGGCAGACCCCTGGGAACCACCAAAGCAGCTGGATTTAAGACAAGTCCAGGCAGACCTTTGGGTACAACTAAAGCTGCAGGATACAAAGTCAGCCCAGGGAGACCTCCAG GAAAAAAGCAGCAAGCCTTCAGGTGTTCCAGTGATGCCTGA
- the C2H5orf24 gene encoding UPF0461 protein C5orf24 homolog isoform X1, producing MMHPVASSNPAFCGPGKPSCLNEDAMGAADQFGIYSSQQSKYNHTVSHKPMACQRQDPLNETHLQTTSGRSIEIKDELKKKKNLNRSGKRGRPSGTTKSAGYRTSTGRPLGTTKAAGFKTSPGRPLGTTKAAGYKVSPGRPPGSIKALSRLADLGYGCGTAAFPYPMMHGRVVHGVEETSNEVKPPNE from the coding sequence ATGATGCATCCTGTTGCCAGCAGTAATCCAGCTTTCTGTGGGCCTGGCAAGCCTTCCTGCCTCAATGAAGATGCCATGGGAGCTGCTGATCAATTTGGCATATATTCCTCCCAGCAAAGCAAATACAACCACACAGTCAGCCACAAACCAATGGCATGTCAGAGGCAAGACCCATTAAATGAAACACACTTGCAGACTACAAGTGGCAGAAGCATAGAAATAAAAGAtgaactaaagaaaaagaaaaatctcaacCGATCTGGTAAGCGAGGCCGGCCTTCTGGAACCACCAAATCAGCAGGATACCGGACCAGCACAGGCAGACCCCTGGGAACCACCAAAGCAGCTGGATTTAAGACAAGTCCAGGCAGACCTTTGGGTACAACTAAAGCTGCAGGATACAAAGTCAGCCCAGGGAGACCTCCAGGTAGCATTAAAGCTCTATCCCGTCTTGCTGATCTTGGTTATGGCTGTGGCACTGCTGCTTTTCCTTACCCTATGATGCATGGCAGAGTAGTTCACGGGGTAGAGGAAACCAGCAATGAAGTCAAGCCACCCAATGAGTGA